The Onthophagus taurus isolate NC chromosome 6, IU_Otau_3.0, whole genome shotgun sequence region TTTGTTACCggcaaattgaaaaatggCTTTGAATTGATAGTTTTAGATTGGGGGATTTGTTGTTTGTTGAAATCACGTTaaaatgagattttttttcattgcAGGGTACtctttaatttcaaactcTTTAAGAAATCCTAATAAACCactttaattgattttgacaGCTGTCAATCAAAATCTAACCTAATAACAAAGAAGTTAGCGATCCTCATAGTAAATTGATGGtgatgttttaatatttataaagtttttcaaaatgaatcttcaaaataaataataaacttttacccacataaacaaaaagaaatgtaaaaattaaaaaacagaaaaaataaaatgctcTCTGAAGTTGGcgatttattttagaataatCCCGATTTGTAAATTAtgaattgaaattgaattattgataatgtgaaaattttaaatattaataataatcggtAAGATTGTCAACTTcttattattaagaattaattatttaatatttaagctTCATAAATATAATTTCGAAAAGCAAACTAATTTTGCAGTTTCTGGCCCTGATTATTTAACAGTTAAACGTTAAATGACAGTTTAAATGTCaaggtaaatttatttttaattaatttgaatttatttatgtttttagtcCCATTTATAccaaatatagtttttttttgtaaaagcaTCTGGAATAACAGCtgttacttaaaaaataacatctaAACCAGCACATTTACCGTGTTAAATAACACATTTTAGTTATTCTTAGTAAACAGATTTTATGGTCTATTTAAGTTAACGCTATTTAAGTCACGCTCgtttattaaatgttattgtaaatttaaatatttgtaaagttaacaaaaaaaaattaatattaaaatgtaatcaATTTTCTGTGTGATCGTTCCAGTTTGCAACCTgttcaaaaagaaacaaatacCGTTACAGactaaacgatttttaacgatttcgcGTCTTCCCTTTAAATCAGGTGGCCGCCGCAACCGGTTTTTTAGTTGACACActttttaaaccattttctTTCAACAACGTCGTCCATGCGCACGTTTGATTCGATCCAACAAAACGTTAAAAAGAATACATGAAAAtgcatgaaattaaaaagaaaacctcGCTTTCACCACTACACCATGGGAGAAAAtgcaaattaattattgttttagaaataCGCCTTGCAAATAGAAAcccttttattttgttttaatttttttaaatatttgatcAATAAGTCCTCGTAAATACATACAAATGAGGTAAAAAAACGATCGATTCCACGTCCTTTACAAATAGaaagtaaattattaatataaaattaaaaacataccTAAATAAATTACACCCAAGTTTGATTagtcttttttttatttgcagATTAAAAATTCACTTCACTCACTCAAAACAAGAAatgtgaacaaaaaaaaaactaaaaaatagaACACAAAACCAACGAGAGAATAATGGAAAAGGGAAAACAATAGGAACGAGGAAACGTTCCGTTCTGTACTGAAAGCAGCAGCTAGAGCACCTCCTTTTGTCTATTTGCGTTATCGTTCGAAACGATAAATAATAGAATATATTCACGCGATCCAATAACTAGCTGTACTAAAACTTGAACACGCCGACGGCAAACTCAAACCAACGTTCTCGCATAAGAGGTCACCAGTCTACTACtgctttcttctataactcacTCTCTGAGACGCTCTTCGAAACATCTACTTTTACAATGAAGAAGACGAAGAAggaaaagaagaagaggaagaaCTCGATATCGTCGTTGTTGTGTTCATTCGTTGTATGCCGTTAGTAGAGACGTACGTTctcaaaaacacaaaataaaaatttattaatcctTAATAAATTTAGCAGTACTGATTAGAATCAATACATTTTATTCAagttaatcaaatttttttaataagattcaatattttttagcTAACTTTTAGCATTTAATCATCTCTTAATCCCTACAAATAGCTTCAAGAAAGCTACAAATTTCTTCATtcatattaattcatttatcaGATACTTATTTAACTATTTAactatttaatataaaaatctgTCCAtaattctttcaaaaacaGCCAGGGAAAGGTTTTAAAGTATTTCTATCGCCTTAATCTTGTATAAGGTTAGGTTAGTACTTATTGAATTTCGACTAAACTGTCAGCAACAGGATGGTTACAAGTGATTTATTGCCGATATTGTAGCCGTTACGGTTTAATGTGGCCAATCTCTAGGTCGCAGACTCACTATATTATGTACGATgtaattacttaattaattgCTTCTGGCGTTTGGTAATGGATTCCCATCAACACTCACCAACATCATTTGAGGCGTGAGGAAGCCTAAATCAATCTTGGTCTTATCAAATGGAATACTTAACTGATTTTAGTAATTGattcaaagaaaaacaaaattgatatttttttaatttaataaaaaaaaatcgcaaaaaaaatatttatttattaattacattatAATTAATCTTCGTCGTCCTGATTTGTAGTAATATTTTCAACTTGTTCTTGAGAATGATCTTCAGCTTCTTCAATTTCAGTTTCATTTTCATCTTTCTTagtttcatcatttttttcttccacATCTTCTTCTATTTCTTGTTGAGCAACGacctgttgttgttgttgttgttgctgcTGCTGCCTTAGATATTCTTCTCTTTGTTGTTTATATGTCTTCAATTGATTACccatatttaaaatatactcCTCTGCGAGACAACAAGCTTGTTCGATTTCGTAATTGTGTGAAACTAAAGCAACCCATTTCGCTTCTAAACTCTTTAATTGTTCCCCACCTTTGGTTTGTAACGATTTTCGCTGCCAATTAACTTCTTGCAAAGCTTGTCTTAAAActgcaatttttttcattgcGATTTTTTCGCAATCGGATAACGTTTGAAGATATCTTTGCCAAGCGGGGCAACAATACTCCAACATTAATTGAAGATTTAATATTCTTACAGCTTGGTGTTCCAATTGCGCTTGGGAGTTTTCGACGCATTCGAACCAAgctttttcttcatttaattttcCGCTTGGCGGAGGCGGAAGTTCATAACGTTTCATTGACATTGTATCCATCGGTAAACGATTTTGCAAGCGCTCAAACTCAGTATGCATCATTGGAGTTTCAAAAGAGGTTACGTTTAATGGAGGTAAATGTTCTAAGTAGTTTTTTGTCGGTCTAAATCTACGACATTCTTCTTCAACCATTGCAGAagcctaaaattaaaaattaaatagaaatatttttgaggttatgttatttttttttttttacttacggCTTCTCTAACACCGGGTTCATCATATCCTTGGTCTATATAAGGTAAAGCATCGACAACAACCTCACCAgccattattttaattaattaattcacaattttaattcaaaaattgtcTTGTCAAATATGACAGCTAatgaaaaagtgaggttatgtttacttTTAAGGTTAATCAATAAAGGTTAATTtctacataaaataaaaattcaagtactgaatattaaattaaagtaataacAAAACAGAACACTAGTAGAATGGCTTTACAGGAAGTAGCAGATGAATATTTTCGTAGCATAAATTCAACGGCTAAAAGGCTGTGTGAAGACATGAAAGAAATCAAATCTAATTACGAACACCTTTGGGATGATTTTACGGAGAGCGAAAAGTCTGAAATCATTAACGAAACGATTGTAAAACCAGAGATATCAATTCAATATGCAAAACGtggaaatgttattaaaaaggaGTATCAACCTTTACGGAAAGGGGATAACAATTACAGTTTTAAAGATGAACATTCTGGTCCATTCCAATTTAGGACTGTTAGTCAAGAAAACTTATTTATGTCTGGtactaataaaattagttCTAGAAATAACAaagcatttaaaaataaggaaaaaaaggttatttttaaacaataaattgagaataaatagtattttagttatttttaaggTTGAAGGCACCATTTGTGAAGCTAAAATGGATGACTTGAATGCCATACCAAAGACTGGATTAGATTTATTGGATAATTGGTAATTTCggtaatttatgtaaaattttatttatgttttattgtgttttgTGTAATTGCTCTGGATGTTCTAGTCAagcaaaatgtttttgttgttgttataCTGCCATACATATCATAAAAGAACTGATTGCTTGTTGTTTATTTAAGCAGTTTTACGTACCAGtgtttttctgttttaatttaaagtaatatttttagacaagaaaaaatttaaatttacacaaCTAATATACTTCTTGAATATGtacttttataaaatgtatacaaataaatacatacataaataattcttcttcttctcctgATCCTTAATTATGCCTGATGGCGTCGGATAAATCTTATTCCTATTCCTCCATCTACTCTCTCTGGTTCTTGCCTAATTCCTTTATATCTGCTGGAGTCTTTTCTTCCCAATTTTTGCTATTCTTTCCTCCCATTTCTTCCTCTTCCTGTTATCCATTATGTTCCATTCTAATTATGTGGGCGTATCAGTTTAGTTGCTTTCTCTCTATTTTGCTGATTAGCTCCTCTTGATCTATTTTCCTCATTCTTTATCCCATCCCACTTCGTCTTCTGTACTATTTTccgtaaaaatttcatttccattGCTGTGatttttcgttcttttttaTCTTGGAGCGTCCATGATTCACTGGCATATGTTAATATTGGGACTGCACGGAGTTGTACACTTTcagttttatctttttatctatCTTCTTCTTCCCAAAAATTGTTCTGTTTAGAGTATGATATAcgttgttttctttatttttgggtgTATGGGATGTAATCAATAATACTCTTAGCATTCCTTTCTTCCGCCACAAACGTATATTTATCTTGCCTCCTCTGGCTCTACATAGTGTTTCCAAACAATAAGTCGTTTATTTGACAAAATTCCAGCATTCTTTGCCCATTTCTATTCATCACTACCTCTCCCTGATCCTTATGTTAATACCTATTCTCGCATTCCAGTCGAGTAAAGTTGTTCCAGTTGAGTAAAAATCTCGTATTTTTCCgtcttttataaaatatatgttattaattctttttactttAATGGGTTGAATTTTTCAGGTGAACAAAGCGACAAACACAAaagtatatgtatatattttttattccactttcttttcttttaagtaGTTGTACATTCGCAGCCGATTTAAAGCTAtaacaatttcaataatttatcaCACTTAATCTAGAATAGTGAAAAAATAACTCCTAAAGCGACCCTATCTCGTTTATATCGTAGAATATCGGTTTTAAAGTAGCATATGAATTGAAAATTAGAAagtattacattttattactttacgatttgatttttttttcgttttatttttataataacaatatattctttatatatttatatatcagCCTTTCGATTGACTAAGCACGGTTCGAGATTAAAATATAACTCGTCCTCtcacttattttatatttctttttaaaaatatttacaactAAAACATCCCCTTTTGTGTAGAGCTGTCAATAACAATGTcgattgttattaataaaatctattaattattacattacaCGCATTACatatttacattttgaacACTTTATTTGTTATCTATTtacacaatatttaaaacaatttcctCATCGGAGTTGTGGCGATTGTAAAAGCGGTGTTGTTTCAACAGCTGTTGGGATATATCTATTTCCCGTTTGTCGACTATGGTTTAATTGATGTAAATACATCGTGCTAGCATTCATGTGGTTTGGCAAAGAATTTAAGGGTCCCTCCGCTTTCCAAGCGGGGCCTTGTAACGAACTATCCGTTAAATTCGTTTGCATCAATAACATATCTCCCGCGTTATTGATTTGTGCTGGATGAATCGACAATGATTCTCTTTCAATGTTTTCGACAAACATCATCGATTCCGGTGGTGGAATCCATTGTGGATTCGTAGTGCGGAAATGCATTAAAGACAACTCAGTTTTTCCATCTTCAGCTTGGGTGTATTGGTCCCGGGGTGTTGGAGCTACAGAATCCGTTTCTTGCCAATCCGGATTACCGTGTCTTCGAACATCCATTTGCGCAAAACTACAAACGTCGCCAACCCCGACTACCGAGACAGTAAAATTTCGGAAGAAATCCACTAAATCTAACGATCTCggtttaaaataagtccataAAACGTACGGTGTGAGTAACGGCGAAAATAATTCTTCAAGAATCGCAACGAATTTGTATTGGAAAAGTTGTTGAAATTCAGTTCGAATACGAATGGTGTGAGCTTGCCCTCTCCATCCCGGTGGTAAGTAATCTGTGTATTGAAGTACGTTCGCTAATAATAATTCAGGACAATAGGCAGTTGTTTCATCAGGGATCATTGCGCGACAAACCGGGATTAAACCCCCCAAAACTGTCATAACAGTTAAAAGATGCTCGACGGAAATTACATCTGGATCATAAgcagttaaaataataaaaacggcCAAGATAGAGCTACACATAAACATAAAACATCTTGCGATAATCGCCGCTAATGATGACCCAAAAACGGCTAGATATCTGGAAGCTGGTCGATGAGCCCTGCATAATCTTGCTTGGAATTCGTGATCGAGTTCATTAAAATGCCTCATATACAATCGTCCGTACATTGACCAGTTCCGCAATCCCAAAATACCAGGTTCTCGTTTCAAACTTTCCGCGTACGAAAAAAAAGTGTGCAAAAGTTGCCAAACGAAAATTAATGGAATTAAAATAGCATTTCCTAACGCAAGCCACTTAATTTGAGTGCTTAATTTCCTAGCTAATTCATGTCGCAAATTTTGCTTACGATATTCCTCTTTTAAATGCCAAGGATTCTCAAAGGGCGCCCAAGGAGaacaaaataacaacaatTGTATGTTATATCTTAACCCCCGAGTCCAATAAATAACCTCCCCCAACAAAGGAAATTGTATTCTTGGTGgaattaatcttttattagTCATCGcgacaaaataattaacttgTCTTAATATCCTGTGATAAATATCCAACTCGGTTAGTTCACGTTTGTGTATGCACATTTCTTGTTCTAATTGAACCGCTCGCACTTTCGTTTGTATTTGATGCCAcgttaaattttctaaatccGAATCCGCGAATCCTAAAGCTgtgttataaaattgtttgatatcCCAATATTGTAATAAACTGTAACCGCTACGACACAACCGTAATAACCACACGAAAAACGCTATCAATAACACTATCCAAGTCCACATATTCAAACGACCAGCCCATTCCCCCACTGGATATACAACATCTCCGATTGTCACTCTGGTTGAATTTCCAGGtggtaatttatttctaaataacaTATCGTAATCGATAAAGTAAATTAAGAAGAcggtaaaaaaaatgataaaaacaaattggatTAATTCTGATATTTCTTGGGCGAGCATACAAAAAAATCCGTGTCGTTGATGATATTTATACATTCTCGAGAAAAAGGAATCCAAGTCTTGAATGTGATTCCACCGAGCTCGAGATTGTTCGGCCACATGAAATAACACCCCAGTGTCTTCAGTTTCAACATCTTGTAATGTTGCGTAATTATTCATTTTGTAGAAactagaacaaaaaaaaatattgtaatcttgttattatcaacaaaattttattcaatacaTGATGATTATTGCtacataaaaacaataatttatgatttagtttcgaaatttaataataacttaacaACAAAGGTTATTgtataaaacttaaattaaaaaagatagaaTAGACTATACTTACTGcttttaataacttaaatatactaaaatatagtggatcacaaaaaaattttatataattaaaaaaagtaatgagAAATCTTCTTTAACGTACCTCTCTATACTAAACTTCTCTACGTTTTAGTTATTAATGTAACACATtgatgtttattaataaacaacaagataataattgttattgttacatGGTGATAATGattgatgaaaataaaaacaccTGTCTCTTTGAACTAACGACGAACATTGAAACTTGCTTATAGAATACGTTACGTGATTACACTTACGTCTTTGGTTTCTAATAATATCAAAGGTGATGCATTACGCGACATAGGCGATTTGTATTTATAAAGATGCACAATAATTTCGAGTAAACAAAGAGACGTCAAGTTAGGGAATTTTACTGTCACCTACAAATCGAGGAAAATAGCACTGAAACGTCAAACTTCACGttcataaattaatacaaaattttattttcaaccatttCGCGAGCTTTTTaagtaatcatttttaatgtaatatttctgcgtattatttattttttgttgattcattttctatgatttttaaatgtatcgaattataaattaaattttttgtaacctTTATGTTTTATAGCACCATCTTATTTTAAATAGCGAAACTAAGTGTTTTGAGTTATAGGACTATCGGTAATTGTTGGATAATGGATATTCTGTGGTTCAAATTGGATATTTAGTTCAATGAATGCGTTTAAACGCTTGCGCAAccgtaaataaatatttcgcTGGGTTTTTAACACCCCGGTTCCGATAGaaggttaataataaaaattagaaaaatttaaggGTTAAATTTGGAATTAGTTCAAATAGAGTGATTAGAGGGCGGTACTGTTTCAAAGATGACCAATACAACCATagataaattaacttttattttgtttaaacaattttatgaaacgtcggttttttttacgaaaattaattaatttatgctcaaatcatacgaaaaaaggaatttgtttaggtttacttaaattgaaattttgacaataataaaaattaaaaggttaAGATTGAAATTAGTTCAAATAGAGTGATTAGAGGGCGATACTGTTTCATCCAATACAACATAACCTCTTCCTTGTGTTcaatataaagtttttaaagttaatttgcACGTGCTTTATCGTTTTAAACTATTATAATGCAAGTTTCCGATTTGAATAATGTGAAGATATATAATTTAAGTGCCGGAAAATCTTTGCCagaagtaaattttaaaattattttcttttccttgtgtttaagataacctcaaatgtttaatattaactttattaaccgcacaattattttttttgcttatattttatgtttttgcttaataatttttagtggTTATCAGAAAGAAAGCGCCGCacacttttaaaaaaagatgtagACATTAGACGAAGAATCGAATTGATCCAAGATTTTGATATGCCTGGTTTAAGTACTTCGATAAGAGTCTCAAAAGATGGCCAATACATTCTAGCAACAGGAATATATAAACCTAGAGTTAAATGTTTCGACGTTAACAATTTATCGCTTAAATTTGAACGTTGTTTTGATTCGGAATGTGTTACTTTTGAAATATTGAGTGATGATTATAGTAAAGTAATATAAAAGGAagattgaaataataaaatttgattaattttgtatttgatTTCAGATAGTTTTTTTGCAATGTGATCGTTATGTTGAATTTCATGTTGCTCATGGTCGTTATTACCGATTAAGAATACCAAAATTTGGCAGGGACATGAAATATCATTATCCAAGTTGTGATTTATACATTGTTGGTAGTGCTTCTGATATTTATCGCTTAAACTTGGAACGTGGTCAATTTTTAACTCCTTATTCGAGTGAATCCTCAGCAATAAATCGTTGTGAAATAAATCCTGTGCATCATCTTCTGATTTGTGGCACCCAAGAAGGTAGAATTGAAGCTTGGGATacaagaagtaaaagtttaGTTGGCAATTTTGATTGCGCCCTAAATTTTGTGAATGATCTTAATCagtaagatttaaaattaatttaaaacaataaattaatgttaatattttagattacAAAGTTTTCCTTCGATTActgctttaaaatttaatgggGCTCTTCAATTAGGAGTTGGAACCGCCACTGGACATGTTTTACTTTACGATATACGTTCAAACAAacctttttatattaaagacCACATGAATGAACTTCCCATTAAAGATGTTGAGTTTCATAAACAAGAGGAGTTTGTTTATTCGATGGATGGATCCACTGTTAAAATTTGGGATAAAAATAAtgtacataaaattaaattgataataaaaaaattaaaaaaaaattttttagggtaAATTATACACATCGATTGAAGCAAAATCcgaatttaacaatttatgcATCGTCCCAAACActggattattatttatcgccAATGAAAACACAAAAATGCAAACATTTTACATCCCAAGTTTGGGGCCAGCGCCGAAATGGGCGAGTTTCTTAGATAATTTAACCGAAGAATTAGAAGAATCCAACACAGAAACTGTttacgacgattacaaatttgttacaaaaactgAATTGGAGAATTTGGGATTAGATCATTTAATTGGAACCAATTTATTAAGGGCTTATATGCACGGGTACTTCATTGATGTaagattatataaaaaagcgCGAGATGTAGCTAATCCATTTGAATTCGATCAATATCGCAAACAAAAAATACGTCAAGTAATTGAAAACGATCGCGAAGCTCGCGTCAAAGTCGATAAATTACCAAAAGTTAACAAAGATTTAGccctaaaattaataaacgataaaatcaccaacaaaaagaaaaacaattcatCATCATTATTAACCGATAATCGATTTAAAGCGTTGTTTGATAACCCGgaatttgaaattgataagAACGCTGAAGAATATAGATTTCTTAATCCCGTTTTGTCTCGgttagataaaaataaaaagaaagaattgaaacaaaaattggTTGGAGAAGAATTCGAAACGGTTCAAGAAGAGGATAAAGATCAAAAATCGAGtgatgatgattttgaaaGTGATGATTCCTCAGATGATGATGATGGAGCATGGaaagaagaaatgaaaaaacaacataaaattcttgaaagagaaaaaagaattCGCGAAAAACGCGaagaaattgataaattaaatgaagaaCAGAAAGCTccgaaattttttgaattaaggGCGGGAGAAGAGTTTAAAGGGGCTCATAATATGAAACGAAAATTGAATaagtaatattattttttctttagtattgttgatttacatttattttgttgtagGGCTTCTTTGGCTGAAAGGTTACAAAACGAAGATAGTTCCGTTAAAATGCATTCATTTGGTAATAGACAGATGACTTTTTCTGTTTCATCTAAAGCACGTGAAGCCgcaattaatgaaaaaaataaaagacatcGAGAAGAACGAAAAAAATTGGTCCGTCCAACTTTTGGGATAAAATCttcaaagaaaaaacatttctaaGTAATCAAGAAGacgatatcttaaaaaaaaaaatactttgcCTTATATTTATActtctttttgtaaatatagtaatgtaagatttaaaaaaatttagatttgaCATCAATTTAGTTCATTTATTTCTCCCTAGATGGTACTAAATATCGAGTCAAAAGTAAACATcaatttgacaaattttctATACGatcttcaataaattaaacaattatatcgttgtatcattattttaattattattccaCTTAAGCTCAacaatgttaattatttacaGTTATCTTTTTACACGTCACACAACGTGTCAAAATTTAACCTTAAACGCAATGTGA contains the following coding sequences:
- the LOC111424731 gene encoding pre-mRNA-splicing factor SPF27 — translated: MAGEVVVDALPYIDQGYDEPGVREAASAMVEEECRRFRPTKNYLEHLPPLNVTSFETPMMHTEFERLQNRLPMDTMSMKRYELPPPPSGKLNEEKAWFECVENSQAQLEHQAVRILNLQLMLEYCCPAWQRYLQTLSDCEKIAMKKIAVLRQALQEVNWQRKSLQTKGGEQLKSLEAKWVALVSHNYEIEQACCLAEEYILNMGNQLKTYKQQREEYLRQQQQQQQQQQVVAQQEIEEDVEEKNDETKKDENETEIEEAEDHSQEQVENITTNQDDED
- the LOC111424732 gene encoding uncharacterized protein C1orf198 homolog, with the protein product MALQEVADEYFRSINSTAKRLCEDMKEIKSNYEHLWDDFTESEKSEIINETIVKPEISIQYAKRGNVIKKEYQPLRKGDNNYSFKDEHSGPFQFRTVSQENLFMSGTNKISSRNNKAFKNKEKKVEGTICEAKMDDLNAIPKTGLDLLDNW
- the LOC111424730 gene encoding autophagy-related protein 9A, translated to MNNYATLQDVETEDTGVLFHVAEQSRARWNHIQDLDSFFSRMYKYHQRHGFFCMLAQEISELIQFVFIIFFTVFLIYFIDYDMLFRNKLPPGNSTRVTIGDVVYPVGEWAGRLNMWTWIVLLIAFFVWLLRLCRSGYSLLQYWDIKQFYNTALGFADSDLENLTWHQIQTKVRAVQLEQEMCIHKRELTELDIYHRILRQVNYFVAMTNKRLIPPRIQFPLLGEVIYWTRGLRYNIQLLLFCSPWAPFENPWHLKEEYRKQNLRHELARKLSTQIKWLALGNAILIPLIFVWQLLHTFFSYAESLKREPGILGLRNWSMYGRLYMRHFNELDHEFQARLCRAHRPASRYLAVFGSSLAAIIARCFMFMCSSILAVFIILTAYDPDVISVEHLLTVMTVLGGLIPVCRAMIPDETTAYCPELLLANVLQYTDYLPPGWRGQAHTIRIRTEFQQLFQYKFVAILEELFSPLLTPYVLWTYFKPRSLDLVDFFRNFTVSVVGVGDVCSFAQMDVRRHGNPDWQETDSVAPTPRDQYTQAEDGKTELSLMHFRTTNPQWIPPPESMMFVENIERESLSIHPAQINNAGDMLLMQTNLTDSSLQGPAWKAEGPLNSLPNHMNASTMYLHQLNHSRQTGNRYIPTAVETTPLLQSPQLR
- the LOC111424838 gene encoding nucleolar protein 10, whose amino-acid sequence is MQVSDLNNVKIYNLSAGKSLPEWLSERKRRTLLKKDVDIRRRIELIQDFDMPGLSTSIRVSKDGQYILATGIYKPRVKCFDVNNLSLKFERCFDSECVTFEILSDDYSKIVFLQCDRYVEFHVAHGRYYRLRIPKFGRDMKYHYPSCDLYIVGSASDIYRLNLERGQFLTPYSSESSAINRCEINPVHHLLICGTQEGRIEAWDTRSKSLVGNFDCALNFVNDLNQLQSFPSITALKFNGALQLGVGTATGHVLLYDIRSNKPFYIKDHMNELPIKDVEFHKQEEFVYSMDGSTVKIWDKNNGKLYTSIEAKSEFNNLCIVPNTGLLFIANENTKMQTFYIPSLGPAPKWASFLDNLTEELEESNTETVYDDYKFVTKTELENLGLDHLIGTNLLRAYMHGYFIDVRLYKKARDVANPFEFDQYRKQKIRQVIENDREARVKVDKLPKVNKDLALKLINDKITNKKKNNSSSLLTDNRFKALFDNPEFEIDKNAEEYRFLNPVLSRLDKNKKKELKQKLVGEEFETVQEEDKDQKSSDDDFESDDSSDDDDGAWKEEMKKQHKILEREKRIREKREEIDKLNEEQKAPKFFELRAGEEFKGAHNMKRKLNKASLAERLQNEDSSVKMHSFGNRQMTFSVSSKAREAAINEKNKRHREERKKLVRPTFGIKSSKKKHF